In Setaria italica strain Yugu1 chromosome IX, Setaria_italica_v2.0, whole genome shotgun sequence, the genomic stretch TCCAATGAAACTCAATGATATGAATCTATCCATTACAAACTCCAACAAGAAATTACCAAAGCTAATACAAGCTAGAGCTTTTCTATGTCCGTCTGAGAAACACGCACCAGGCCTAGCCATACACTCACTGCATTCCTATCATCAATATATCTTGTATTTTCTGCAAATATAGGCATAAAATCCTAGTACAAATGTAAAACTGAAGCAATACTGCAGCAGGAACGCTTTTTCAAACCCTTTTAATTTAAGATGAAAACTAAAAGCATGCAACAAGAATCATTAAGGCCTAAGTACTCTCAACAGAAGTTGGAACCTTTTAGGGCTTTGTTCTGTCAGGATATCAGTCGCTATCTCAGACACGTATTGCTCCCAGTCAAGAGGAGGTGCCACTTGATTTGATGCAAATGGGTATCTGAAAGCACAAAAATTCACAGTAATCAGTGCTTGCAGGGACGTGGAGATTGGTATAAATGTAAAAGTGGAAGTGTGGTAAATCAGTAAAGAAACTGAATGACAAGTAAGCATGACAGCTTACTGTTGCACTTTGCAAGTCTCAAAGAACAGTATTGCCCGTCTCAGATTACGGTTTGATTGTGCTGCAATACGAGCAGCAAATCCAGCTGGAAGATGCAGGTTTTCTTTCTTCCCAATGATCTCCAGAACTTGGACGATCTGTGACATGAAGAAAGGTGTAAGGTGCTCATGCTTAAGTATTTAAATATTATATTTTGGGCTTGTGGGAGCAGCACATTAGGGAATGACGACAGTGCTTTCAAACACCCATATGGCATTTAGTGTCAACCGACAGCCAAGACAATGAGGCAATACAACAAGTAAGATCAAAAGAAAACTGAAAGTTTGGAGCATCCATCACCAACCTGATCTTCACTAGGTGCGTTTACTCGCACATTTAAGCAACGGGACCTTACAGCCTCTGTCACTTTTGAGGAGCTGTTACAGCATAGGATCAGCCTGCATGATGCGCTATACTTCTCCATAGTCCTACGGAGGGAATGCTGGGCTTCTCGTGAGAGCTTGTCAACTTCATTTAAGACAAGGACTGCAAGTTCAGATGAACACTGTTAACTTATTGTTAACAGGAGCTATACATTAAACCTAAACAATATGGATGCTCATGTCTGAGGTGCCAAACCTATGCTATTTAAGGTTTATAATCTTGATGAAAGAAATCATTAGTTTATAGCTAATAAGCAAACCTACTAGCTCGTGAGACAACTGCATACCGTATAGAGACAGTCTGTCAAATCATCCATAACATTAAATATCAAGAAGCAAAAAGTAGGAGCACCTCCTTTAATAGCCAACAAAGAACTAGTAGGAAAGTAATGATAAAACACCAACCTTTAAATGCTCTCTTGCCTTTGGCATCAATCGGCCTATTCTTCGCCATCTCTTTGATGACCTCCTGGACAACATACCTGTCCTGAAAGCCTGCGTCACTGGGGTTCATCTCCACATGGTGAGCACTTGACAACATCGCCAACTCTATCTCAAGTGTTCTTGTTCCGGTCTGAACAGGAAATAGCAATTCAGACTCAAGATAAATTCGCAGCTACTCCAACTTGTCGATAAAGCATAACACATTGGAACCAGGAAGTACCAACAATTGGACATACACATAAGACTACCTCCAAAACCCAGAACCccagaaaaaaaacatatgaaTTGTGGTACTGTCCTATCACAGTGTTGTGACCATCAAGATCACACAAAGGGGATTCATAGAAAACCATAAGAAGTATTACTATTATTTGTGCGCTAGCATTTCGTAGTCTACAACGCATCATCAGAATTTGTTAAAGTATCATCACTAACAAATAGGAACAACGGTTAGGCTATAAAAAAACAGAACTCACATCGATCTTCCACGTCTTGTTCTCCATCTTAACCTGCAACCAAGCAACCAGAACACACAAAAATGTCAACACCAAACCACGACCCCAGTACAGAAAAATCTAAACAACGAAGAGGAGACCCcaaacaaatttattaaaaaaatgcaccttctccgcgccggcgccgaacATCTGCTTGATGAGCGCCAGGATTAGGGTTTTCTTCCCGGACCCAGACGGCCCATAGAACAGCAGGTGCGGGCAATCCTGCTCCGACACCTGACCAAAACCAAACAACACATTATTAGAGCCGCAAAGCATCGGACGAAACCCTAGATTAACCCGAAGACGCGCAGATCGCGGGCACTTACGAGCTTCCTGAGGTTCTGCGCGACCTGGTCGTGGACGGTGACCTTGTCAAGGGTCTTGGGCCGGTACTTGTCCACCCACAGCATCCTCGCcgccctctcttcttcttccccgcctcgcctcgccgctgGAGAGAAGGGAGAGGTGGGGAGATTTGGGGGTTGGGTTGGGAGGGGAATGGAGGGGAGTGGCGGGAACTCGAGGCTGATGGGGGCGGGACTCCGTCGCTGGGAGACGAGGGCTTTTGCCGGGCTCCTCGACTATCATCTCTAACAGACAGGTGCGGTCCACATTTCAGTAGTGCTGGTCGAGCGATGTGAGGTGGGCCGTGGGCTTAGTTTAGCGGCTGCAGTGAATCCACAAGGGAGCCCAGTTCTCAAGggctttgtgttttttttttacaaaaatgcACTGATTTGTAATTTGTTTGCCACCAATTTAGCTTCATGGTTGATTCATTTCAGATTACATCAGCTCGTGCACGTATTGGAAAATTTTTCAGGCTGTTGGACGTGAAACTAGCAGCGTTATTCAAGTTGCCAGTTGGGAAGAGTCATTAGCAGTTACTCCGGAGGATTTAGCAACTATAGCAAGCGTCTGTGACTGTGCATAACAAGGACTTCGGCAAACAAACAAACGCACGAAAGATGTGATAATATTCCGGTACACGTAGTACTAACTTGTTTAGACTGTACTGGGGTACTTCAAGTACATCGCATAAAGGCTCTGTCCTGCCTCTACTTTTGTTAGTGCAGTTAGTAGTACTGAAACAACGGTCCTGGTTGTTAGGCACAGAAGCTTTTATGCCCTTGCCTGTAGCAAACTTAGCAGCAGCATTAAAGGCAGATCCAAGAAGATGTGATCAGTGACCCTGAAAGAAATAGTGACACGCAAAGAACCCAGGTTGGCCTGGTCAGGTGTCGACATGCAAGACGAACAAATTATTCTGATTTAAAGATAAATGCCACGAAGGCACCAGTGGTCTAGTGGTAGAATAGTACCCTGCCACGGTACAGACCCGGGTTCGATTCCCGGCTGGTGCATTCCATTATTTTGACCTTTTTTATTTACGTAACGCTGAAGCCATAACGGACAAACGAGAGCTCCTGATGAGTTTCGTGATCAAAATCATGCAGCCCTTTTTTTAGTTCGCATCACATGACGGGAGCATGGGGCCAGGTGCCAAGGACACGGCTTCGCCGCTTCTATTTCGTCTCCGAAAGATACGTCACGAAGCAGCAAAGGAGGCGAGGAGCGTGGCCGACTAGAACAATCAATTTTGAAATGATCAAAATGAAGACACGGAGACATCATTTTCCAATCCAGGAGCGCGTGATCGGCTGATTACTCGCTTGACCCCTGCCCTGCCACCTGCTAATCTGCAACGGCGGTGGAGTGCAAATCAATCCGCGGAAAGCAAACTCCGTCCCCCAACTACTCCAACCACAGCAAAGCAACCGTTGCAGGTAAAACTAGATAGATACTGTAGGCGCCACGCATCAACAAGCAACGGCGGCAAGCGCCAGAACGGCGATGTGCCCTGGTGC encodes the following:
- the LOC101753640 gene encoding replication factor C subunit 5; this encodes MLWVDKYRPKTLDKVTVHDQVAQNLRKLVSEQDCPHLLFYGPSGSGKKTLILALIKQMFGAGAEKVKMENKTWKIDTGTRTLEIELAMLSSAHHVEMNPSDAGFQDRYVVQEVIKEMAKNRPIDAKGKRAFKVLVLNEVDKLSREAQHSLRRTMEKYSASCRLILCCNSSSKVTEAVRSRCLNVRVNAPSEDQIVQVLEIIGKKENLHLPAGFAARIAAQSNRNLRRAILFFETCKVQQYPFASNQVAPPLDWEQYVSEIATDILTEQSPKRLYAVRQKFYELLVNCIPPESILKKLLTELLKKLDADLKHEICHWAAHYEHKMRLGSKAIFHLEAFVAKFMSIYKEFLVATFG